The nucleotide sequence TGGTGAAACAGAAATACCAGCCATACATGGCTGAACTCGTCCAGGCCACGAAAAGCTTCCGGGCGATCATAGTCGGAACGGAATTCAATGCTGAAGCGCGCCGCTGGCACCAGGCCCGGTTGGCGCGGCACCCCGAACTTTTCCGAAAACGGCGAGCGCACCACGCCGATTACATCAAATTGACATTTTTCCATAGGCCTCACCTGCCTGTACCGATCCAGGTTGATGCGAAACTATCATCCTGGCAAATGCCGATAACCTGGCCTGGCTTGAAATTTTTAATGTAGTATACTATATACATGTTTGACCAATCCCGGCTTGTCACAGGCCATTCTACAACTATCAATTACCCGAGGGCTCCCGTGAAGAAACTGTGCTGCATTGCCACGCCTGTGCTGCTGATTATCGTCGCACTTATGGCTTACAAATTCCTGTTCCAGGGTGCGGTAACACCGTCCACCGACGGGCGCACGGCCATTTTGCTCAATGACGAGGAAAGAAACCTGGTGCTGGCTGAAATGCGCACTTTTCTCGTCAGTACACAGCAGATTGTTGCTGCCCTCAATACGGGTGACAGCCAGCAGGTTGTCGCGGCGGCCAAGGCCGTCGGCGCTGCCGCCCAGCAACAGGTGCCCGGCACGCTGATCGCCAAGTTGCCCATGGAATTCAAGAAGCTCGGTTTTGATACGCACCAGAAATTTGACCTGCTTGCACTGGATGCCGAACAGCTTGGCGACAAGGGCCAGACACTGGAACAGCTGGCGCAACTGCTGCAAAACTGCGTTGCCTGTCATGCCGGTTATCGTATCGACCTTGAGATAACGGCGAAATAACCAACAACCTGCGCGGGCCAATCTGCCAGACTTGCCCCTGGCTGGCGGATTGACGATCACGGCGCCGCCGGTGATGTTTTCATGTCAATAGCAAAACTGACTATAATGCAGCCCCACCGGGCAGTTATTATTCAGGGGCAACATTCGTGATCGAACTGGACAGAATCAATTCGGATTCCTTCTTTCCACGCATCGACATCAAGTTGAGCAACAGGAGTAGTGAAACCGCGTTGTTCTGGCAGTTCGCCATCATGATCAACCATATCGAGATTGACCCGACACCGTCCCTGGGCTTCTGGTTTACAGTTGATGCGGAACGCCGCATAGATGGTCAGACTGCCACGGCTCACTCGGATACGCTCATTATTCGCAGCACCAACAATGGCTGGGGCAGCGCCCAGGATTCACAGCTTGTGCTCTTGCAACCGGTGCTTACCGCGCTGTTTCCCGATGAATCCCTGCGCTTTCACGGCAGCCTGAAAAGTGGCGAGACCCAGACGACCATGCGCCTGAATATCGACGATATGGACGATTCAGATTTTCGAACCGCGCGCGATACGCTGATGGCGGCGGCACGCGATGAAATGGAACAAGCCCTGCCAGAGTTTTACGAACGTAACAGCCACATGACACCGGAAAACGGGTACCCGGAAGAGTTGCTGTTCAGCAGCTACAAGGATTACGTCGATGAACAACGGGCCCATTTTTATCGTCGTTGGCATTATCGCGATGACGATGATGTGAAGCCGGTCATTCCCATTGATCACCTGAATATGAGCTGGCTGTGCTCGGACAAGCGTCGAATCATGCACAATGGCGAAAACACTATCGGCAGCCTCGGGCCGGCGGGTGCATTATATCTCTCAGAAACCGGCTTCCTTGTGGAAGAGAGCCTTGAGCGTTCAGCATCACAGCCGCTGACATTACAGTATTGCCCGATACTGGAACCGGGAATGGTCAACCATGAATACGCCTACCCGTTTTCGGAAAAACTGGAGCCCGGCAAACACAGGGATCTGCAACTTTTTATTGGCTGCACGCAGTCATGCAAGATGGACCTTGTGCTGCGCTTCTATACCCATGACCCGGAGCCATATGAATACCTGGTTCGTGACCTGCACATATGGAACCCGATGAATGCCAGCGGCGCCCGGCTGTTCCGAAACGGCGATGACATTCGTCGTACAGTGGATGACTACAAGGGAAAAATGAAAAACAGGAAAGTTATGGAGCACATCAAGGAAAACAAGAAAGATATGCTCAACAAGGTACGCTGGCTGGAAGACCGGCTGGACAACTACCCGTTCCTGCCACTGGGCTAGGCCAATACCTCAGCCGCAATCCAGCAACACCCCGGTCCCGCCCAGCCCGCAATACCCGCCAGGATTCTTGGCCAGGTACTGCTGATGATAGTCCTCGGCAAAATAAAATTCGGGAGCCGGCAGTATCTCGGTTGAAATAATGCCTATAGCTGACGACTGCAGCGCCTGCTGATAGGCATCCCGGGTTTGCTCGGCCAGTTGTCGCTGACTGCCTGAATAATAATAGATGCCCGAACGATACTGGGTACCGACATCATTGCCCTGGCGCATGCCCTGGGTGGGATTATGGGATTCCCAGAACAGCTTCAGCAACTGGCTGTAGCTGATCACGTTCGGATCAAATACCGCGCGCACCACTTCGTTGTGACCGGTGAAACCGGTACAGACTTCCTGGTAAGTCGGGTTAGGCGTATAACCGGCGGCATAACCCACGGCTGTCACGTAAACGCCTTGTGCCTGCCAGAATTTTCTCTCGGCGCCCCAGAAACAACCGAGGCCAAACATGGCTGTTTCGTAGCCATCAGGATACGGTGGCAACATGTTATGACCGTTCACATAGTGTTGTTCCGGAACCGGCATGGCCTGTGCCCGACCAGGCAGGACCTCGTCTTTTCCTGGCATATCGGTTTTCCTTTGTTTTACAGCCATATGGATTGTCTCCGGGGTCTTCGCCTGGACCGGGCTTGTGTTATTTAAGCGATGCCTTGAGGAATGATTTCATTTCCGCCCAGGATGCCTTGTCTGCAGTTTCATTGTAAGCCAGCGGTATATTGAACTTCTTGCCAAGCTCGGTGGCGCCCGGGTTGGTAAACGCGTGTACCGCTCCTTCATACTGCTTGAATGTCATGTCAGCACCGGCGGCTTTCATTTCTTCCTTGAATGCCTCGATCTGCTCAGGCTTCACAAATGGGTCAGCCTGGCCATTGGCCACCAGGATACGGGACTTGATCGCGTTCTTTTGCGCCGGGCTGGCCGTACCGAGGCTGCCATGGAAGCTGACCACGGCGTCAAGGTCCACGCCCATGCGCGCCATCTCCAGGACGATACCGCCACCGAAACAATAGCCGATCGCGGCCATCTTGCCACCATCCGTGTAAACCTTGTCGGCCAGCAGCGTGTAAGCAGCCAGGAAACGCGCCTTGGCAGCCGGCATGTTCTTTTTCACGGCACCGGAAAATTCCCCGGCCTGCTTGGGATGATCGGCCTGCTTGCCGTCACCGTACATGTCCAGCGCCATGGCCGCGTACCCAAGACCCGCCAGCATATCGGCACGCTTGCGCGCGTAGTCGTTATGGCCCCACCACTCGTGCACCACCAACACGCCGGGACGCTTGCCCTTGACCGCGTCATCATAAGCCAGGTAGCCCTTGTACGATTGACCATCCACCTGGTAGGTCACTTCTTCACCGACGACCTTGGCCTGGGCCAGGCCCGACCACAGCACTGCTGCCAATAATATAGATAAGATCCGCATCACTCCGTCCTCACGTGTTTGCCTGTTATGGGTGTGTCGTTTGTACTGCACGGGACCAAACGGACAGCTAGTGTCGCGCCCGTGGACATTACAATCAAGGGCAGAATACAGCACGCGCACAAAGGGCATTACCGCCCGGCAATCCACCAACCTCGGTCACACGAGCTTCGGCTATAATTTACGCATTGCTCCTGACCGGGTGCGCCTTACCCGGCTTTTGGGCCCATGTTATGATGCGCCGACCAGAGGAGTTACTGTCACCCATGCCTTCGCCATCGGAATCCACCACTGAACACCAGGCCGATTTCGGCTGGCCGTACCTGCTGGGCATTGCCCGGCAATACCGCACCAAGCTCATCGGCGCCAACCTCATTGCCGTGCTGGCGGTAGTTACCCTGGTTCCCGTTCCCTTGCTAATGCCGCTGCTGGTGGATGAAGTCCTGCTCAACAAGCCCGGCGCGCTTGTCGCCTTCATGAATTCACTTAGCCCGGACAGCTGGCACGGACCCATACTATATATATGCGCAATACTGCTGCTGACCACGGTAATGCGACTGACGGCACTGGCGCTGGCCATCTGGCAAACCCGGCAGTTCACCATGATCGCCAAGGAAACGGTCTACCGCATACGCAAGGCACTGCTGCAACGCTTGCAGCGCATTTCCTTGTCGGAATACGAAACCCTGGGCTCCGGCACCGTTGCATCCTACTTTGTCACCGATCTGAATACCGTGGACGAATTTATCGGTGCATCCATCAGCAAGCTGATTATCAGCGCACTGTCACTGGTAGGGGTTAGCGCCATCCTGCTGTACATGCACTGGCAACTGGCGCTGTTTATCATCCTGATGAACCCGGTAGTGATTTATTTCACCGTGATAATGGGCAAGAAAGTCAAAACCCTCAAAAAGCGTGAGAACAGTGCATTTGAACTGTTCCAGCAATCCCTGGTGGAAACCCTGGACGCCATACTGCAGATACGTGCCGCCAACCGGGAAAAGCACTATCTCAACCGCGTCGGTGACTACGCGCGCAACATACGCAAGCATTCGGCATCATTCTCCTGGCGCTCCGACGCAGCCAACCGGTACTCCTTTGCCATATTCCTGGTCGGCTTCGACAGTTTTCGCGCCATCAGTATGTTAATGGTGGTGTTTTCCGACTTAACCATCGGCCAGATGATGGCAGTGTTCGGCTACCTGTGGTTCATGATGGGCCCGGTACAGGAAGTGTTGCATATTCAATACTCCTGGTTTGGCGCCAAGGCGGCCCTGGGGCGCATCAACAAGCTGTTGCAACTGCAGGAAGAGCCACAGTATTCGCACAAGACCAACCCCTTCGCCGATAAACCGACGGTAGGCGTACGACTGGAACATATCTGCTTTGCTTACGGCGACAAGGAACCGGTGCTGAAAGACATTTCACTGGAAGTAAAGGCTGGCGAAAAGATTGCCCTGGTCGGTGCCAGCGGTGGTGGCAAGTCCACGCTGGTGCAAGTGCTGCTGGGGTTGTACCCGGCACGATCCGGGCAACTGTATTTCGACGATGTACCGGTAACGGATATCGGCCTTGATGTTGTGCGTGACCATGTCGCCGTAGTTCTGCAGAAACCGGCCATGTTCAACGACAGCGTGCGCATGAACCTTGGCCTCGGCAAGGAAGAAACCGACGAACGCCTGTGGCAGGCACTGGATATTGCCCAGCTGAAAGAAACCATTGAAGCCATGCCGGAAGGACTGGACACCGTTATCGGGCAGCAAGGCATTCGCCTGTCCGGTGGCCAGGCACAACGACTGGCCATAGCACGCATGATACTGATGGACCCCAAGGTCATTATTCTTGACGAGGCCACCTCGGCACTGGATACGGAAACAGAGTCCCGGTTACACAAGGCGCTTGCCACGTTCCTGCAACAACGCACTACATTCATCATTGCCCATCGACTCAGCGCCGTCAGGCAGGCAGACCGCGTCTACGTGTTTGAGGATGGACACATCATCGAAGAAGGTTCGCATGATCAATTGATACAACAGGGTGACCTGTACAGCCGGTTATACGGCAACCAGCACTAAGCAAGCACGATTCGACTCGGCGAGATTTCCGGTAAATCATATTTATGCAGCCCGGCTTTTCAGATTCCCGGGCAGGCTGAAATACGAGGGAAGCTTGTAGCCACCTAAAGTTGCGGGAATTTAGTCGGCGCCTTCCTGATCCCGGTGCCAGTCCCACGCACAGTCCACGTGAGCGCGAACCGCGATCATGCCTTCGAGACCATCCTGCAACATCATCTCCAGTGGTATACGGCCACCGAGTCGTGGCTGAACCTGGCCGATCCAGAAGCCGGCCATTTGCGAGTTGCGCGGGTAGCTGGTGCGCAGTGCATCGGCGATACCAAGCAGGTGTTCGATACGCTCGTTGGTAGAATCAGACTCCGGCAGCGGCGTCGCGTCGTGGTATTGCTTCATGGCCCTGGGCTTGGTTTTTGGTGGCAGATCCAGAAGTACTATTTGCTGTGCCGGGGAAATGGCCCAGGAATCGAGCATATCCAGCACGATCTGGCCGAGCTGCAGGCGTTCTTCCGGGCTGAGACTGGCGATTTGCATGGGAAACAACAGGCACGCATTGAACAAGGTCGGCAAGAATAGCACAGGCCCAGGGAGGCCTGAAGAAGGTCTAACGCAGGGTTCGGCGCGGTTTGTGGGGGTATTGGCCAAATTTGGGCGGAAAATTTCAACAGTTTCGGTATAAATATGAAAATCAGGCATTGCGGTCGATGCCCGGTTTGGCCGAGAATCGCAGGTTCACAGCATTGTGTCTGCTGGCGAGGGCGGATGCAGAAATGACATATATCAGCACAAAACACGGTAACAGCAAAATTGAGGCCCCGGCGCTGCCGGCGCCCCCGCATTACAGCGATGAGACGCTGCGAAACCTGAAGCAACGGGCCAAAGACCTGCTCCGGGAGCAGGATGCCGTTCTGGTCGCACACTACTACACCGATGCCCTGCTGCAGGAGTTGGCCGAGGAAACCGGCGGCCTGGTCTCCGATTCGCTGGATATGGCCCGCTTCGGGCAGACACAGACCAATTCGACACTGGTGGTTGCCGGTGTCCGGTTCATGGGTGAAACCGCTAAAATCCTCAGCCCCGACAAGCGCGTTCTCATGCCGACCCTGGACGCCGAATGCTCACTGGACCTGGGTTGCCCGGCTGATGAATTCATTGCTTTTTGTGATCAACACCCGGATCGCACTGTCGTTGTCTACGCCAATACCAGCGCCAAGGTGAAAGCCCGGGCCGACTGGGTGGTGACATCCAGTATTGCGGTCAGCCTGGTAGAGCACTTGCATGCACGTGGCGAAAAGATTCTCTGGGCGCCTGACCAGCACCTGGGCAGCTACATACGCGACCTCACCGGTGCTGATATGCTGCTGTGGCACGGCAGCTGCGTCATCCACGAGGCCTTCAAGGCTGAGGCCATCAGCACACTGAAAAACCGGTACCCGGACGCAGCCGTGCTCGTGCACCCGGAATCACCGGAAAGCGTTGTTGCCCTGGCCGACGTCGTTGGCTCAACGTCGCAGCTTATCCAGGCAGCTCGCGATCTGCCCAACCCGGTTTGCATCGTCGCTACCGACAACGGCATTTTCTACAAGATGCAGCAGGCTGCGCCGAACAAGAAACTGATTGAAGCACCAACACGAGGCGATGGCGCCACCTGCGAATCCTGCGCCCACTGCCCGTGGATGGCCATGAACAGCCTCGAAAACCTGATCGAGGCACTGGAAACCGGCAAAAATGAAATTCACGTGGATGAATCGATTCGTACGAATGCGCTCAAATCCACGCAACGCATGATCGACTTTGGCAAAGGCCTGAGCACGACGAAGCTGGCGAAAACCGCCTGAAGCCTGGCCCGGATCACCGATCCCGCAGGCCTGCACCGCCGCAAGCAGAACCAACAAACCGGTGATAGGCAGCGCAACTGCCCCGGACTTTTCGCGCAACGCGCTTCCTTGTCGATACGCTGTACCAGCTCAAGGCTCGCGCTATTCGTTCTTCCAGTCAGGCCTGCTCATCAAACAAGTAACGTTCGCACCAGTTGGCGGCCAGTTCGGAAACCCTCTCCAGGGTGCCTGGCTCCTCGAACAAATGCGTGGCGCCGGGGACAATCTCGATTTTCTTGTCACACTCCAGCGCCGAATACGCATTCCTGTTGAATTCGATCACGGCCGCGTCATTGCTGCCGACAACCAGCAAGGTCGGCGCCTTCACTCTCGCCAACTCGTCGGCACTGACAAGATCAGGGCGACCACCCCGGGAAACTACGGCGTTGATATCTTCCGGAAGATGCGCTGCTGCTTTCAATGCAGCGGCAGCCCCGGTGCTGGCGCCGAAGTAAGCGATTTTCTTGTACCGGTATGCGGCCTTGTCCTTAAGCCAGTCAGTTACCTGGACCAGGCGATCGGTTAACAGTGAAATGTTGAACCGGTTTTCGTATACCTTGTCTTCCTCCAGCGTAAGCAAATCAAACAGCAAAGTGCCAAAACCGCGATCAACCAGTATGTCAGCTACATAATTATTGCGCCTGCTTAACCGACTGCTGCCGCTGCCGTGGGCAAATATCACGATGCCCGATGCCTCTTCCGGCATGGTCAGTATGCCTTTAAGAAATACCTCGCCCACCGGAATGGTGACATCGCTTTTCTGTAACACGCTCATACGCCATGCCTCCCTATTTATGCCCGCTCAAGGTCAAACCGCCTGAGTATGGCCACAACTTCTTCATCAGAAAGCTGATCGAATTCATCGTAGTAAGCGCCGACAGCGCCGAGATAAAACTTGTCCACGGACAATGCAACAACGTCGTCAACCTCCTGGCGCAACAGCGCCTCGGTATCGGCCGGTACCACGGGCACGGCAACGACTACTTTTTCGGCCTTTCGCGCCCACGCGTCCAGGATGGCTGCGCGCATGGTCAAGCCCGTGGCAATACCATCGTCGACAAGAATTGCCATCCTGCCTTCCAGTTCAGGTGCAGTTCGGCCAACCGAATAGACTTCCCGACGACGACGCGACTCTGCGCGCTCCTCGGTGACACGATGTTCCAGCCAGTGACTGTCAACTGATGCGACCTCGCGCTCATTACAAACGGTGTCACCATGCTCAGACACGGCACAGATGGCGTATTCCGGGCTGTAGGGATGACCGATCTTGCGGGGAATGATCAGGTCAAGCGGTACGTGCAGCGCACGAGCCACTTCGATACCCAGCGGCAGACCACCCCTGGGCAGAGGATAAACGACGGCATCGACCTGGCTGTATTTTTTCGCCAATGCCTCGGCCAGCAATCTACCCGCCTCAGTACGATCACGAAAATGCATAACTGCCTCCTGATCGACCTCACGGCAGTGTTATCCGTTCGGCTGAAATCCAAGACTTCCGGTAACAGCCGCCTTCACGAACCCGGGCGCACGACCCATGCAATGCAATAACTCGTTGCAGTTACAGACATAAGCGTCCGGCGCATGGCGATTACCATTAAAAAAACACCGGCCCTTCTCCAGATCCATGTAAAGCTGTCGGCACCGTCGTCGAATATCGGCGAGTTACGAAGCTCCGGGTCGGACACACCAGCATCAGGCAGGCTTCCAGCACACGCCATGGCAACCTCCCATCAGTAATCATATTAAGCAGTTTGGTAATATGACTGCCTTGATCCTGCTCAAGCTATTCGGCCTCACAGGACAAAGCTTGTTGACAGCCAGGCTGGAATACTCCTGATCCAAACATATTAGT is from Gammaproteobacteria bacterium and encodes:
- the msrA gene encoding peptide-methionine (S)-S-oxide reductase MsrA: MAVKQRKTDMPGKDEVLPGRAQAMPVPEQHYVNGHNMLPPYPDGYETAMFGLGCFWGAERKFWQAQGVYVTAVGYAAGYTPNPTYQEVCTGFTGHNEVVRAVFDPNVISYSQLLKLFWESHNPTQGMRQGNDVGTQYRSGIYYYSGSQRQLAEQTRDAYQQALQSSAIGIISTEILPAPEFYFAEDYHQQYLAKNPGGYCGLGGTGVLLDCG
- a CDS encoding dienelactone hydrolase family protein, with the protein product MRILSILLAAVLWSGLAQAKVVGEEVTYQVDGQSYKGYLAYDDAVKGKRPGVLVVHEWWGHNDYARKRADMLAGLGYAAMALDMYGDGKQADHPKQAGEFSGAVKKNMPAAKARFLAAYTLLADKVYTDGGKMAAIGYCFGGGIVLEMARMGVDLDAVVSFHGSLGTASPAQKNAIKSRILVANGQADPFVKPEQIEAFKEEMKAAGADMTFKQYEGAVHAFTNPGATELGKKFNIPLAYNETADKASWAEMKSFLKASLK
- a CDS encoding ABC transporter ATP-binding protein/permease; this encodes MPSPSESTTEHQADFGWPYLLGIARQYRTKLIGANLIAVLAVVTLVPVPLLMPLLVDEVLLNKPGALVAFMNSLSPDSWHGPILYICAILLLTTVMRLTALALAIWQTRQFTMIAKETVYRIRKALLQRLQRISLSEYETLGSGTVASYFVTDLNTVDEFIGASISKLIISALSLVGVSAILLYMHWQLALFIILMNPVVIYFTVIMGKKVKTLKKRENSAFELFQQSLVETLDAILQIRAANREKHYLNRVGDYARNIRKHSASFSWRSDAANRYSFAIFLVGFDSFRAISMLMVVFSDLTIGQMMAVFGYLWFMMGPVQEVLHIQYSWFGAKAALGRINKLLQLQEEPQYSHKTNPFADKPTVGVRLEHICFAYGDKEPVLKDISLEVKAGEKIALVGASGGGKSTLVQVLLGLYPARSGQLYFDDVPVTDIGLDVVRDHVAVVLQKPAMFNDSVRMNLGLGKEETDERLWQALDIAQLKETIEAMPEGLDTVIGQQGIRLSGGQAQRLAIARMILMDPKVIILDEATSALDTETESRLHKALATFLQQRTTFIIAHRLSAVRQADRVYVFEDGHIIEEGSHDQLIQQGDLYSRLYGNQH
- the nadA gene encoding quinolinate synthase NadA — protein: MTYISTKHGNSKIEAPALPAPPHYSDETLRNLKQRAKDLLREQDAVLVAHYYTDALLQELAEETGGLVSDSLDMARFGQTQTNSTLVVAGVRFMGETAKILSPDKRVLMPTLDAECSLDLGCPADEFIAFCDQHPDRTVVVYANTSAKVKARADWVVTSSIAVSLVEHLHARGEKILWAPDQHLGSYIRDLTGADMLLWHGSCVIHEAFKAEAISTLKNRYPDAAVLVHPESPESVVALADVVGSTSQLIQAARDLPNPVCIVATDNGIFYKMQQAAPNKKLIEAPTRGDGATCESCAHCPWMAMNSLENLIEALETGKNEIHVDESIRTNALKSTQRMIDFGKGLSTTKLAKTA
- a CDS encoding alpha/beta fold hydrolase, with the protein product MSVLQKSDVTIPVGEVFLKGILTMPEEASGIVIFAHGSGSSRLSRRNNYVADILVDRGFGTLLFDLLTLEEDKVYENRFNISLLTDRLVQVTDWLKDKAAYRYKKIAYFGASTGAAAALKAAAHLPEDINAVVSRGGRPDLVSADELARVKAPTLLVVGSNDAAVIEFNRNAYSALECDKKIEIVPGATHLFEEPGTLERVSELAANWCERYLFDEQA
- a CDS encoding phosphoribosyltransferase family protein, which codes for MHFRDRTEAGRLLAEALAKKYSQVDAVVYPLPRGGLPLGIEVARALHVPLDLIIPRKIGHPYSPEYAICAVSEHGDTVCNEREVASVDSHWLEHRVTEERAESRRRREVYSVGRTAPELEGRMAILVDDGIATGLTMRAAILDAWARKAEKVVVAVPVVPADTEALLRQEVDDVVALSVDKFYLGAVGAYYDEFDQLSDEEVVAILRRFDLERA